The Streptomyces sp. NBC_00597 DNA segment GCGTCCACTCTGCGGCCCGGCATTTGTGCTGGTCCAGCCGAAATCGCGGTGTTAGCCTGACCCGCCCTCGCCTTCCCGCCGTCCCTGGAGGTCCCCGTGTCCCGTCGTCCGGGAGGCAGCCGGGGCATCGGCGCCGCGACCTGTGTGCGACTGGCCGCGGAAGGCCATGACCTCGTGCTCGGCTACCTCCGGGACGATGCGGCGGCCGGGGCCGTCGCGGAGCGGGTACGGGCAGCCGGCGCGCGCTGCGTGACCGTGCGGGGCGACACTTCCGAGGAGTGCGGGGTGGAGCGGCTCTTCGACATCGCGGGGGCCGAGTTCGGCGCGGTGACCGGGCTGGTGAACAACGCCGGGGTGACCGGACCGCTCGGCCGGCTCGCCGACGCCTCGACCGAGGACCTGCGGCGCGTGGTCGAGGTCAACCTGCTCGGGTACCTGCTGTCCTGCCGCCGCGCCGCCCGGGACATGGCACAGGCCGGCGGCGGGGCCATCGTGAACGTTTCCTCGACGGCCGCCGGCCTCGGCAGCCCCGGCGAGTACGTTCACTACGCGGCGACCAAGGCCGCCACCGACGCCCTGACTGTGGGGCTGTCCAAGGAGCTCGGCCCGGACGGTATCCGGGTCAACGGGGTGGCGCCCGGCATCATCGAGACCGACATGCACGCGGCGATGGGTGACCCCGACCGGCCGGCCCGCGCGGCTGCCGGGATTCCGCTCGGGCGGCCCGGGCAGCCCGAGGAGGTCGCCGGGGCCATCGCCTGGCTGCTGTCCCCGGACGCCTCGTACACGACGGGTGCCGTCCTGCGGGTCTCCGGCGGCCGCTGACGCCGCGGTCTCCGGGGCCGCGCCCCGACCGGGCGTCAGCTGCCGAACGCCGCCTGCGTGGCCGGGCCGTACACCCCCGGCTGGTCGCCCTTGATGTCGCGGTCGCGCTGGAGTTGCGCGACCCCCCGCTTGGTCTGGCTGTCGTACACGCCGGTGACCGAGACGTACGTGAACCCCTGCCCCTGGAGCCTCTGCTGGAGGGCGCTCACCTCCGGCCCGCGGTCTCCCATCCGCAGCGTCCCGGAAGACGCCGACGGCGGCCCGGCCGACGCGCTGGGCGGGGGCGTCGGCTTGGGACTCGCTGCAGGGGACGGCCCGGCCGAGGACGCCGGTGCGGCCGCCGGGAGCGCGGAGGCCCGTACGGACCGTTCGGGCGAGGGCTCGTCGCCGTCGGACCCGGCACCGGGGCGCGCCGGAAGCACCGGAACAGACAGATCCGGCCGGACCACGGCCCGGTCGGGCCGCGGGTCGGGGCCGCTCAGCAGCCACACCAGCGAACCGGCCGCCCCGAGCGCGAGCAGGGCGAGGACCGCCAGCGGGAGCCGGCCGCCGCGGTCCCGCCGGGCGGCGCGGGCACCGTTCGCGGCGGCCCCGCCGGCGGCGACGGCGAAACTCGTGACACCTGCTCCGCCTGCGCCGCCCCCGGCGTCCAACGGCTCCGCGCCGGGAGCGCGCCCGGGGTCGGCGTGCCGGCCCCCGGGCGCGCCGAAGGGGTCGGAGACGGGTCCGGCGTCCGGCCAAGCAGGTGCCGTCGACCGGATCGGCGGCCCGGAGGGGGCGACGTAGGGGCGTACGAGCAGGCGGTCGTCGGGGACGCCGGCGCTCTCATCGGAGTGGTGGGACACGGTTGTCTCCCTGCGGGGATGGGGACCGGCGCGGCGGTGCGGTGCCGGCCCCCACCCGGCCGGTCAGGCCCTCCGCTGCCGCGCGACCGGGACCGCGCCCGTCACGGCGCCCGGTACGAGGGCACCTGCGGTGGTCATGGGGCCAAGCGAAGAGCGGACCGATATGAACATATGAGATGTCTCCGAAGTGCAGCTCATGAGGTGGTTCTTGAGTGCTTGATCGGGCGCACTCTTGCCTCCCGGGATGGCCCGGGTCAAGCCGGGTGTCCGAACTGCCCGATCCATCCGGTCTACTGGTCGGCCGCGGTAGCCCTCGGCATCCGGACCGTGACGGTGAGGGTGACCGTGACCGCCGCCAGGAGCATCAGCGCGGCCCCCGTGAGCGGGGCCGCCGGGGCCCCGATCCCGTCGACCGCGAACCCGCCCGCCAATGCACCCGCCGCGATGGCCAGGTTGAACATGGCCACCATCAGCGAGGTGGCGGCTTCGGCGGCGGTCGGCGCCGCCTTGATCATCCAGCCCTGGACGCTCACGGACACACCCCCGTACGCGAGCCCCCAGGCGAGCAGCAGCGCGGTCCCGGCGACCGCGCCCGGCAGGGTCGCGATCAGCCCGAGGACCACGGTCAGGGCGGTGCTGATCACGAGGACCGCCCGGTAGGCATCGCGCGCGCCGGCCAGGAAGTTCCCCACGACGCCGGCCACCCCGTAACCGAGGAGCAGGGTACTCACGTACGCCGCGTCGATGCCGGACACGTCCTGCAGGACGGGCCGTACGAACGTGTAGGCCGCGAACTGACCGGTGACCACCAGGAAGGTGACGACCACCCCGGCCCGGACCCCCCGGTTCCCGCTCAGCAGGGCGGGGAGTGCACGGAAGGTGACCTCCCGGGTCGGCGGCAGCGGGGGCAGCAGCAGGATCAGCGCGGCCAGCGCGAGGAGGCCGAGGACCCCGACCGCACCGAAGGCGACCCGCCACCCGGCGAGTTCGCCGAGCAGCGTGCCGGCGGGAACGCCGAGCACCGAGGCGGTGGGGACGCCGCCGAAGACGAGCGCGGTGGCCCGGCCCACGTCCCGCTGCGGAACGAGCCGTACGGCGAGCCCGCCCGCCAGCGCCCAGAAGCCGCCGACGCCGACCCCGACGAGCAGGCGCGCGGCCAGCAGCACGGCGAAGCCCGGGGCGAGGGCGGCGGCCAGGTTGGCGGCCGCCGTCAGGGCGATCAGCGCGCACAGGACGAGGCGCCGGTCGAGCCGGCCGGCGCCGACGGTGACGAGCGGGGCGCAGAGGCCGGCGACGAGCCCGGGCACGGTCACCATCAGCCCGGCGGCGCCGTCGGAGACCCTGAAGGCGTCCCCGACGGGGGTGAGCAGGCCGACGGGCAGCAGTTCGGAAGTGATCAGGCAGAAGATCGCGAGCGCGACGGCCAGGACGGCCGCCCAGCCCTTCCAGGGCGCGCGCTGCGGGGTGGTCGGGGATGCGTCGGGAAGCGCCGCGGGGTCGCCGGGCGCGTCGGCTGCGGTCATGGATCGGTACTCCGTACGGTCCGTCGGGATGCGAAGGCGGGGCAGCGCGGGGTACCGGGGGGCGCGCCACCCCCGGCGTTCGCACTGTCGTTCCCGTCCTCCGGCAGACTACGGAAAATCCAGGTCCCGGCAATCGTTTTCGGCAGCCGGGGGCCCGAGGAGGCCCCGAGGACCAGCGAAGACCCCCGGCCCGAGCCCGGCTGCGGGCCGGGTTCCGGCCCGGACCCGGGGCCGCGTCACCCGGACGCGTGAGCGCGGGGACCCGGCCGGCCGTCCGGTACGGCATGGTGGTCGGATGCAGTTACGCCGGGCCCTGCCCCTGTCCCTCCTCGTGCTGCTCGCGAGCAGCGGCTGCGTCTCCACGGGCCCGGAAGGCGCCCCGGCCCCGTCGCGCGGCAGCTCGGTGCCCGCGAACGCCCAGGACGCGCAGGACACGCAGGACACGCAGCAGCACACCGGGGGCCCGGGGAGCATGCCGGACCCGGGGGACACGCACGTTGCCCCGGGTGCGCGGGGCGCATCCGGGGCGCCCGGTGCGCCGCCCTCGGCCGCCGCCCCCGGCCAGCCGCCCGCTCCCCCGGCCCCGAACACCCCGGCGCGGCTCCCCGCCGGCTCCGTCCGGCCGCCCGCCGCGCGCAGCATGAAACCGCCGGTGGCGCCCCACCGGGCGCGCCCGGCCAATCCCGTGCCGCCGCGCACGGCCCGGCAGCCGGCCCCGCCGGCCCGGCCCGACGAGCCGTGCCCGGCGGCCGAGGGTTCCGTACCGCCGTCCATCGTGGACCTGTGCATCCGGCAGTATGGGCGCTGACCAGCGGATACCGCTCAGGACTTGACCCTCCCACCGTGTCAGGGCCTGCACTGGAAGGCGTCATGTACACCATCGGAGACTTCGCCAAGCACGGCCGGGTATCGGTCCGCATGCTGCGCCACTACGACGCCATCGGACTGCTGCGCCCGGCACGTGTCGACCCGACCAGCAGCTACCGCTACTACGAGGCCGAACAGCTCGCCCGCCTCAACCGTGTCATCGCGCTCAAAGAGCTCGGCTTCAGCCTGGACCAGGTGGGGTCGATCCTCGACGAACGGCTGGACGCGGACGAGTTGCGCGGCATGCTGCGGCTGCGCCGGGCGGAGCTGGAGTCGGCCATGGCCGCGGCGGCGGCCCGGCTGAACCAGGTCGAGGCGAGGCTGCGGACCATCGAGAGCGAGGGATCCATGTCCACCGTCGACATCGTCGTGAAAAGCCTTCCGCCCGTCCGGCTCGTCGAACTGACCGGGGTCGCGGGGAGCTATGAGCCGCAGGACATCGGGCCGGTCATCGGCCCGCTCTACGACGAGCTCTGCCGCCGGATCGAGGCCGCCGGGGTGGTTGCGACCGGCCCGGGGATCGCGTACTACGAGGACGCGCCGGGGGCCGAGGCCGGGGCCGTTCTCGTCCACGCCGGGCTGCCGGTGGGGGCCTCGGTGCGCGCCGAGGACCTCGGGGGCACGGTCCGGGTGGTGGAGCTGCCCGGGGTCGAACGGGCCGCGACCGTGGTGCACCGGGGTTCGATGGACGGCGTCCTGCCGACCGCCCAGGCGCTGGCGCGGTGGATCGACGCGAACGGCCACCGCTCGGCGGGGTACGCGCGCGAGCTGACCCTGGCCTGCCCGCAGGACCGTGACCAGTGGGTCACGGAACTGCAGGAACCTCTCGCGCCCGCCGGCTAGACCTCGGCCGTCACTGGCCCACCCTTCCGTCGACGCACTCGCGCAGCAGGTCGGCGTGTCCGCAGTGGCGGGCGTACTCGTCGATCCGGTGCACCATCAGCTCCCGGATCGCGATCCGCTCCTTGCCCGCCCGTTCACCCAGGTCCGCGTGGCCGGCCAGGGCGGCGTCGGTCGCCGCCTGCTCGCGTTCCAGATCGGCGTACGCGGAGTCGACCACGGCCTGGTCGGCGACGGCTCCGGCGAAGTCGGCGTCCTTCTCGCCGTACAGCTTCGGCAGCGGGTCGCCGTCGGTGATCCAGTTGCGCCAGTCGCGTTCCACCTCGGCGATGTGGCGGAGCAGGCCGAGCAGCGACATCGTCGACGGCGGCACCGACCGCCGGGCCAGCTGCTCCGGGTCGAGGCCCTCGCACTTCATCCGCAAGGTGATGCGGTAGTTCGTCAGGAAGTCCAGCAGGGTGGCGAGCTCGCCGTCCGGGCTGTCCTCGTTGTTGCGGGGGTCGTCGGCCGGGTCGGCCCACATGTCGGGGTACACGGTTGCCTGGGTCCATCGCGCGGGTTGATCGCTCATGCGTTGCATGGTGTGCCGCGATCGCCCCGGTCCGCCACCGAGTTCTCGTCAGGACGCGGGGCGGCGGCGGGCGCGGACCGAGGCACAGCGGCGGGCCGTGTGCAGACGCGCGGTGCGCAGCCGTCGCACCGTGTCGTGGCCGCGCCGCCGCCACTCGGCCCGGGGCAGGCCCGCCCGCTGGCCGCCGCCGGTGATGAGGGCGTTGACGGGGGTGTGCGGGTCGGTGGCCATGCCCTTGGCCACCAGGACCCCGACCACGAGCGGAACCAGGGCCACGGCCAGGGCGGAGCCGGCGGTGGTCACGTGCTGCATGCGGCGCGGGCGGTGCGCGGTGCGGGCGGCGGCCTCGGAGGTCATGCCCCTCATTCGATCAGCGGCGCGCCAGCGGGGAATCGGGACGGATACTCAGGTCGTTGGGTGTGAGGTACTCAGACCGAGGGTGGGTGGTGGCGGTGACGGCTCCGGGGCAGGGCTTCGAGCCCGCGACCGGGGACGGACCACAGCGGCCCGCCACGGCGGCGCGGGCGGCCGAGGTCCGGACGGCGTACGAGGGGCTGTTGCAGATCCGCCGCCTGGTGAACGGCCGGGCGGGCACGGCGGTTCCCGCCCCGTGGGAGCTGCGGCAGATGCCGCGCGCGGTGGCCCTCGTACTGGAGGCGGCGGGCCTCACCCCGTCGGCGCTCGACC contains these protein-coding regions:
- a CDS encoding peptidoglycan-binding domain-containing protein encodes the protein MSHHSDESAGVPDDRLLVRPYVAPSGPPIRSTAPAWPDAGPVSDPFGAPGGRHADPGRAPGAEPLDAGGGAGGAGVTSFAVAAGGAAANGARAARRDRGGRLPLAVLALLALGAAGSLVWLLSGPDPRPDRAVVRPDLSVPVLPARPGAGSDGDEPSPERSVRASALPAAAPASSAGPSPAASPKPTPPPSASAGPPSASSGTLRMGDRGPEVSALQQRLQGQGFTYVSVTGVYDSQTKRGVAQLQRDRDIKGDQPGVYGPATQAAFGS
- a CDS encoding DinB family protein, with amino-acid sequence MQRMSDQPARWTQATVYPDMWADPADDPRNNEDSPDGELATLLDFLTNYRITLRMKCEGLDPEQLARRSVPPSTMSLLGLLRHIAEVERDWRNWITDGDPLPKLYGEKDADFAGAVADQAVVDSAYADLEREQAATDAALAGHADLGERAGKERIAIRELMVHRIDEYARHCGHADLLRECVDGRVGQ
- a CDS encoding SDR family NAD(P)-dependent oxidoreductase translates to MSRRPGGSRGIGAATCVRLAAEGHDLVLGYLRDDAAAGAVAERVRAAGARCVTVRGDTSEECGVERLFDIAGAEFGAVTGLVNNAGVTGPLGRLADASTEDLRRVVEVNLLGYLLSCRRAARDMAQAGGGAIVNVSSTAAGLGSPGEYVHYAATKAATDALTVGLSKELGPDGIRVNGVAPGIIETDMHAAMGDPDRPARAAAGIPLGRPGQPEEVAGAIAWLLSPDASYTTGAVLRVSGGR
- a CDS encoding MFS transporter → MTAADAPGDPAALPDASPTTPQRAPWKGWAAVLAVALAIFCLITSELLPVGLLTPVGDAFRVSDGAAGLMVTVPGLVAGLCAPLVTVGAGRLDRRLVLCALIALTAAANLAAALAPGFAVLLAARLLVGVGVGGFWALAGGLAVRLVPQRDVGRATALVFGGVPTASVLGVPAGTLLGELAGWRVAFGAVGVLGLLALAALILLLPPLPPTREVTFRALPALLSGNRGVRAGVVVTFLVVTGQFAAYTFVRPVLQDVSGIDAAYVSTLLLGYGVAGVVGNFLAGARDAYRAVLVISTALTVVLGLIATLPGAVAGTALLLAWGLAYGGVSVSVQGWMIKAAPTAAEAATSLMVAMFNLAIAAGALAGGFAVDGIGAPAAPLTGAALMLLAAVTVTLTVTVRMPRATAADQ
- a CDS encoding MerR family transcriptional regulator, with the translated sequence MYTIGDFAKHGRVSVRMLRHYDAIGLLRPARVDPTSSYRYYEAEQLARLNRVIALKELGFSLDQVGSILDERLDADELRGMLRLRRAELESAMAAAAARLNQVEARLRTIESEGSMSTVDIVVKSLPPVRLVELTGVAGSYEPQDIGPVIGPLYDELCRRIEAAGVVATGPGIAYYEDAPGAEAGAVLVHAGLPVGASVRAEDLGGTVRVVELPGVERAATVVHRGSMDGVLPTAQALARWIDANGHRSAGYARELTLACPQDRDQWVTELQEPLAPAG